From the Pseudopipra pipra isolate bDixPip1 chromosome 22, bDixPip1.hap1, whole genome shotgun sequence genome, one window contains:
- the C1QA gene encoding complement C1q subcomponent subunit A has protein sequence MQPEFWLGISTLAAVLSTALLENGFCRAPDGKDGFPGVPGRDGRPGQKGDMGEPGKPAPRTGIQGPKGDAGEPGPPGIPGDRGLPGLPGFIGMPGLPGLKGEKGVPGNTLEQPRPAFSASRRSPPSTGRTVVFDNIITNEENSYSPQTGQFTCRIPGLYYFAYQVVSSGDLCLSITKNRENVVSFCDNNSVGILQVNSGSSVLSLAPGDQVSVTTNPARGSSIYSGSEADSVFSGFMLFPQTG, from the exons ATGCAACCCGAATTTTGGCTGGGGATCAGCACCctggcagcagtgctgagcacagccctgctggagaATGGATTCTGCCGGGCACCAGATGGCAAGGATGGCTTCCCTGGAGTCCCTGGCCGCGATGGGAGGCCAGGGCAGAAGGGTGACATGGGAGAGCCAG GGAAACCAGCGCCAAGGACGGGCATCCAGGGACCCAAAGGGGATGCAGGTGAACCCGGCCCTCCTGGCATTCCAGGGGACCGAGGCCTCCCTGGCCTCCCTGGCTTCATTGGGatgccagggctgccagggctcaagggggagaagggggtACCCGGCAATACCCTGGAGCAGCCGCGCCCTGCCTTCTCCGCCTCGCGGAGGTCCCCGCCGTCCACGGGCAGGACGGTGGTGTTCGACAACATCATCACCAACGAGGAGAACTCCTACAGCCCCCAGACGGGGCAGTTCACCTGCCGCATCCCCGGGCTCTACTACTTCGCCTACCAGGTGGTCTCCAGCGGGGACCTGTGCCTGAGCATCACCAAGAACAGGGAGAACGTCGTCAGCTTCTGCGACAACAACAGCGTCGGCATCCTGCAGGTGAACTCGGGCAGCAGCGTCCTCAGCCTGGCCCCGGGCGACCAGGTGTCCGTGACCACCAACCCCGCCCGGGGCAGCTCCATCTACAGCGGCTCCGAGGCAGACAGCGTCTTCAGCGGCTTCATGCTCTTCCCACAGACAGGCTGA